CTCGCGGTTTCCTTCGCCGCCGCCTGCGGCAACGGAAGTGGGGCACCCCAGGGCGGGCCGGGCGGCGGGCCGGGCGGGATGAGGGTCGCTGCGGTCGAGACGGGCCCCGTGGTGCGCGGCACCATCCGCCGCGAGGTCACCGTCTCGGGCGTGGTCGAGCCGATCCGCACCGTCGGCGTCAACGCACAGATCGGCGGCGCGGTGCTGTCCGTGAACGTCGAGGAGGGCAGCGAGGTGCAGCCGGGCATGGTCCTCGCCCGGCTGGACGATCGCGAGATCGCCGCCCAGGTCGCGAGCGCGGAGGCGAACTTCCGCGTCGCCGAGGCCAACTTCCAGCGCGCCGAGCGGCTGCGCGAGCGGCAGGTCATCACGTCGGCGGAGTACGACAGGGACCGCGCCGCCTACGAGGCCGCCCAGGCGCAGCTCGAGCAGCTCCGGACGCGCCTCGAGTACGCGACCGTGCGCGCGCCCGTGGCTGGCGTCGTGACCAAGAAGCTGGTCGAGGCGGGCGACATCGTCGCGCCGCAGACGCGGCTGTTCGAGATCGCGGAAGTCTCGACGATGGTCGTGCGTGTACGCGTCTCGGAGTTGGATGTGGTGCACCTGAAGGTGGGCGACGCCGCCACCGTCACGCTCGACGCGTTCCCCGGCCGCCCGCTGCACGGCCGCATCCGTCGCATCTTCCCCGCGGCCGACCCGACCACCCGCCTCGTTCCGGTGGAGGTCGCGATCGAAGGCGCTGACGCATCCATCGCCCGACCCGGCTTCCTCGCGCGCGTGACGCTGACGCTCGAGGAGCGGCAGGGCGTGACGCTCGTGCCGGCCACTGCGATCGTCGGCAGCGCCGGCTCCGAGGCGGTCTTCATGGTGGAGGACGGCAAGGCGGTCCGTCGCAGCATTCGCGTCGGCCTCATCTCCGAAGGCCGCGTCGAGGTGCTGTCGGGGCTCGAGCCCGGCGACACCGTCGTCGTCGCGGGCGGCAACGTGCTGCGTGAAGGTGTGACCGTCCGGGTCGTGAACCGCGCCGCCGTGGGCGGCGACACCCCAGGGCGGCCCGTCGGCGCGGATGTGACGTCCGGCGCGGGCACGGCCACCCAACCGGACGAGGCGGCGAGCACCACCACGCCCGGTGAGGAGAGGAGGGCACCCGGATCATGAGCCAGAACGCGTCCGGCCGGCACTACTCCAACATCTCGAGCTTCTCGATCCGCCGACCCATCGGCACCATCATGCTGACCTCGGTGGTGCTGGTGCTCGGCGGCTTCTTCCTGTCCGGACTGCCGCTGGACCTGCTGCCCAGCATCGTCTACCCGCAGCTCCGGGTGAGCGTCACCAACGCGGGCGTCGAGCCGGAGGTGCTCGAAGAAACCATCGCCAAGCCGCTCGAGGCCGCGCTCGCCGTCACCGAGAACCTGGCCCGCATCGAGACCGAGATCCAGGAAGGCCGCGTCGGCATCAACCTGCACTTCAACTACGGGACGGACATCGACTTCGCCCTGCAGGATGCCGCGAAGAACCTCGAACGCGCGCGCGGCCGGTTGCCCGAAGAGGCGGATCCGCCGACGATCTTCAAGTTCGACCCGCAGCAGCAGCCCGTCTTCGAGGTCGCGTTCTCCTCGCCCACCCGCGACCTGATCTCGCTGCGGGACTGGGTCGAGAACCGGCTACGGCCGCAGCTCCTGACCATCGAGGGTGTCGCCTCCGTGGACGTGGCCGGCGGCCTCATCCGCGAGATCCAGGTTGTGTTGGACCCCGAGCGGCTGCGGTCCTACGGCCTGTCCGTGTCCCAGGTCATCGACGCGCTCCGCGCCGCGAACCAGGACGTGGCCGCCGGTCGCCTCACCTCCGAGAACCTCGAGCTGGTGGGCAAGACGGCGGGCAAGTTCCGCAGCGTGGACGACATCCGCGCGGTCCTGCTCAACCTCCCGGGGGGTGGTCGTATCCCGCTCACGGAGGTGGCCGTGGTGCGGGACACCAGCCGTGAGCAGCGCTTCTGGGCGCGGCTGAACGGCGTGCCGGCGGTGCGCATGAGCATCCGGAAGCAGCCGGACGCCAACACCGTCGCCGTCGCGGAAGGCGCGAAGAAGCGCCTCGCCTCGCTCTACGAGGATGGCTTCTTCCCGCCGGACATCGAGTACGTCACCCTGCGCAACCAGGCGGACTTCATCCGCAACTCGATCAACTCCGTGCGCGACGCCGCCGTGATGGGCGCGGGGCTGGCCATGCTGATGGTGCTGCTGTTCCTCGGCTCGCTGCGCAAGACGTTCATCATCGGCACGGCCATCCCGATCGCCATCATGGCGACGTTCCTCATGATGGGGCTCGGCGGGCTCACGCTGAACATCATGTCGCTGGGCGGCCTCGCGCTCGGTGTGGGGTTGCTCATCGACAACTCCATCGTGATGCTCGAGAACATCTTCCGGCGTCACAAGGAGGGGATCGCGGATCCGGAGGAGGCCGCACACGTGGGCGCGGCCGAGGTCCAGACCGCGCTCTTCGCCTCGACCGCGACCAACCTGGCGGCGGTCGTGCCGTTCCTGCTCATCAGCGGGCTCGCCGCCCTCATCTTCCGCGAACTGATCCTCACGATCTCGTTCGCCATCGCGGCGTCGCTGACGGTCGCACTCACGCTCGTGCCGATGCTCTCCGCGCAGCTCGCGAAGATCCGCTTCAGCAGCGGTATCGAGCGCTGGAAGCCGCTGGTCGCCGTGGACCGGTTCGTGGACGCCGGCCGGCGCGGGTACCGACGCATCGGCATGCACGTGCTGCGCTGGCGCTGGGCCGTGCTGTCCCTGGCCGTGCTCTCGCTGGCGGGCGCCTGGGCACTCACGCGCAACCTCGGCAGCGAATTCCTGCCGCAGGTGGACGACGGCAACGTCGGCGTGTGGCTGCGCCTCCCGCCCGGCGCGACGGCGGTCGAAACCAACCGCGTCGCCATGGAGATCGAGGCGATCGTCGCCGAGATGCCCTACGTCCGGCACGTCTTCACCAACGCCGGCGGCTTCGGCTTCGGCGGCTCGACCGCGGAACTGGCGGGGCGCGGCAGCCTGGACATCTACATCGGCCGCCCCTCCGAGCGAGACATGACGGCCGACGAGTGGGTGCGCATGCTCCAGGCGAAGATCGACGAGCGCGGCTTCCCCGGCGCGCGCATCTTCGTCCGCCCGCCGCGGATCCGCGGGCTGCGCACCTCCGTGTCGGGCGAGGACGTGGCGATCACGATCCAGGGCGACGACCTGGACGAACTGCGGCGCATCGGCTACGAGCTCCTCAACGTCCTCCAGGGCATCCCCGGCCTCCAGAACCTGCAACCCTCCGCCGAGGAGGCGAGCCCGCAGCTGGCCATCGAACTCGAGCGCGAGCGTGCCGCGTTCCTCGGCCTGAACGTCGCCACCGTGGGCCAGACCGTGCGCACGGCGCTGGACGGCACCATCGCGACGCGCTACACCGAGGGGAACAAGGAGTACGACATTCGCGTGATGTTCGAGCGGGACAAGTTCAGGAGCCCGGAGGACGTCGCGTCGATCGCACTGTTCCCCGGCGTGGACGGCCGGCCGCCGATCTACCTGCGTGACGTGGCGCGGGTCTACACGGCCCTCGGGCCCACGACCATCAACCGCGAGAACCAGAACCGGATCTTCCGGCTGACCGGCGACGTGCTCACCGAGGTCGCATCCGTGGGCGAGGTCAACGACTCGATCCGCGCGCGCCTCGCGGGCTACACCCTGCCGGACGGCTATTCGCTGATCCTCGGGGGCGAGGAGGAGGCGATCCGGGAGAACAACCGGCAGCTCACCATCGTCATCCTGCTGGCGGTCTTCCTGGTCTTCGTGGTGCTGGCCGTCCAGTACGAGAGCCTGGTCAACCCCTTCGTGATCATGTTCGCGATCCCGCTCTCGCTGATCGGCGTGGGGATCGCGCTGTGGATCGCGCAGGTGCCGCTCAGCGCGCCCGTGCTGCTGGGCGTGATCCTGCTCGCGGGCATCGTGGTGAACAACGCGATCCTGCTCGTCGAGTACACGGAGAACTTCCGCAAGGAGCGCGGCGGCTCGATGGAAGAGGCGGTCATTGACGCGGGCGCGGTCCGGCTGCGGCCGATCCTGATGACGACCATCACCACGGTGCTGGGGATGCTCCCGCTCGCGCTCGGGCTGGGCGAGGGGTCCGAGATGATGCGGCCGCTGGCGGTCGCCGTGGTCGGCGGCCTCACCGTCTCGACCTTGCTCACCCTGTTCGTCGTGCCCTGCGCCTACGTGATCTTCAACCGTGGCGCGGAACGGCTGCGGGTCTGGCTCACGGGCCGGCCGGCGACGTACGCGGCGCCGGCCGGGGCCACGCCTGCGGCCGCGACGGTGCACCGCGAGGCGGCCGCGGCGGGCGACTGACGCCGCCTAGGCTCCGAGCCGCCCTTCCTCCCGCGCCGCCCGGCGCGCCAGAACGCGCGCTCGGCGGCGCCAGCGTTTTGCGGACCAGCGGCCGCCGCCGGCCTCGGCCAGCGCCGCCAGCGCGGTGGCGGCCCGGGCTCCCTCTGCGGACCAGCCGGCCCGGAGGGCCACGGTGTAGGCGGCGCGGCACAGGGCGAAGGCGCTGGCCACATGACTCAACCGGGCGGCCTCCCGGCCCGCCCCGATCAGCACGCCGCAGACGACGCGCGGCGCCGCCCGGCGCACCCCGGCCACCAGCGCCGCCAGCCAGCGCCGTTCCCCGAACCGCGGAGCCACCGCCGCGACGTACTCCAGCGCCGCCTCCCGCTCCGCCCGCAACCCCGCGCCCCGCAGCTCGCCCAACAGCGCGCCCAGCACCAGCCGGACGGTCACGTACCGCGCCAGCACGAGCGTGGACTCCGCCGCGTCGCCCGCACACAGCTCCAGGTCCTCCAGGACCGTACGGCCGTCGAACGCCTCGTCCTCCTGCTCCCACGGCTCCAGCGCCCGGCGCGGCCGCAGCGGCTCCCGCCCGGTCCCGCTCTCGGGCCAGACGGGGCCCAACGGGCGGCCCCGCCAGCTGAACGGCCACTCCAGCAACGACCTGCGCATGCGCCCCCCTCTCGGCTCCGAGCTCCCGCCCCAGGGTCCACCTGGAAGATGCACGGCGGCCTGGCGGGGGGCCATGGCAGGATGGGACGACCAATTGCGCAACAGAGACCGGCGTTGTATCGTCTTCTTGGGCTGTGGATTACAGCGTTTGCGGGAGGCGTTGTGCCGAAGGAAGCGATCGAGATCGAGGGTGTCGTCCGAGAAGTCCTGCCCAATGCGACCTTCCGCGTCGAGCTGGAGAACGGCCACGAGGTCCTGGCCTACCTCTCCGGCAAGATGCGGCAGAACTACATCCGCGTGCTGGACGGCGACCGCGTCAAGGTGGAGCTCTCGCCGTACGACCTCACGCGAGGGCGGATCACGTATCGGTACAAGTAGCCGCACCCTCCCCGCACGAGCGCGCCGGCGAGCCGCGCGCCTCTCCCGAGCGAGCGAGACCCACGGTTGCGGGCTCCAGACCCGCACCCTCCCCGCACCGTCGCCCCGGAGCGGCGCCTCGCCTTCGCGGGCCGAGCGAGCCGCACGAGCAGCGCGCCTCGCACGTGCCGGCGCGACCCACCCGTTCAGGCGCGATCCTCGTTCCCTCTGCGAAGGAGCCCGTCACTCACGGCTGCTGCGCCGCCGTGGACGCCTCGCGTTCCGCCTTGCGGCGGTACAGGTCCCGGTCCGCTGCACGGATCAGGTCTTCGGGGCTGTTCATGTCCGGCGAGTAGGTGGCGATGCCGACGCTCACGGTCAGGCCGGCGGGCCCGAGCAGCGGGTCTGCCTGCATCGCCCGGGCGATGCGCTCGGCGAGGGCGAGGCCGCCGCGGGCGTCGGCGTCGGTGAGCACCGCAATGAACTCGTCTCCGCCGTATCGCGCGGTGAGGTTCATGCTACGGGTCTCCGAGCGCAGGATCCGGGCGAAGGCGCGGAGCGCTTCGTCGCCCGCCTGGTGACCGGCGGCGTCGTTGTACTCCTTGAAGAAGTCCAGGTCGAAGATCAGGAGGGTGAGGGTGCGGCCGCGGCGGGCCGCAGCGAATTCGCGTTCGAGGTAGACGGCGAGGTGGCGGCGGTTGGCGAGGCCCGTGAGCGGGTCGGTGAGCGAGAGCATGCGGATCCGCTCGTGGAGCCGCGCGTTGCCCACCGCGATGCCCGCGTGGGTGGCGAGCCGCTGGAGGATGCGCAAGTCGTCCGGCGAGTAGTTGCGCTTCTCCAGGTGCCCCACGGACAGCGCGCCGATCACCTGGTCGTCCGAGACGAGCGGCACCACGACGCCGCACTCCGCGCGCACGTGATCGCGCAGCTCTTCCGGCAGGAGCCCGTGCTCCCGGACGGACGGGAAGACGACGGCCTCGCGCCGCACCGCCAGCCGTTCGTACAGCTCATCCGGGACGGTGATGCGGGTGCCGGGCTCGATGCTGGCGGGGCCGCGGGTCAACGCCACCTCCACCAGACGCTCGCCGCACAGCAACCAGACCGCGGCGCTGTCCGCCTCGACCAGCTCGAGGGTGGTGCTCACGATCCGCTCCAGCACCTCGGACAGCTCGAGGGAGGAGGTGAGGGCGCGGCCGATCTCCTCCAGGCGTTCGGCCTCGAGGCGGCGGCGCTCCATCTCGGCCGCGTCGAACGCGTTCTGGAGGGCGACGGCGGCTTGGTCCGCCACGGCCACGAGGAGCTCGAGGTCGGCTTCGGTGTACGCGTCCGTCCTGTAGCTCTGGGCGCAGATGATGCCGAGCATGTGGTCGCCGCGCATCATCGGCGCGGCGATGGCGGAGCGGGTGACCTCCTCGTCCTGGGGGCCGAGCAGGATCACGGACGGGTCGAGCTTGTCGAGGCGGCGCAGGATCGGGCGCCGTTCGCGGATCACGGCGCTGTCGGAGCCGCGGTAGGTGATGGGCGACCAGTCGATGCGTCCGCGGTCCGCGAGGAAGACGACGGTCGCGATGTCGGTCGCCTCATCGTAGAGCGAGACGAAGAAGCCGGTCGTTTCGAGCACGCGGCTCGACTGCTCGTAGATGGCGAGGTACAGGTCCTCGGGCCGCCGCGTGGCGGCGAGCCGTCGTGCGATGTCCAGCAGTACGGCGTATCGTTCGTGGATCCCCGGGGACGAGGGACGGTTCGGCATCATCGAACAGTTCGTCGGGGTGCGCCCAGGGCGCTCGGATCCTGCGACGGAGGGGGGAGCCGGGGCGGGACCTCCGATCCCCAAAGAATAATGGTGCCCTGGGGCCCGAACAAGGGCGGGCCGGCCGGGGGCGGGAGCGAGGGTCGGGGAGCGGAGCGGTGAAGCGGTCGCCGTTGATCGTGCTGTGTGCGGCAGTGCTGATCGACATGATCGGCTTCGGCATCATTCTGCCGCTGCTGCCGTTCTACGCCGAGTCGATGGGCGCTTCACCTCTGGAAGTGACCCTACTCATTGGGTCGTACTCTGCCACGCAGCTGGTGGCGGCGCCGGTGTGGGGGCGGTTCTCGGACCGGCGGGGCCGCCGGCCGCTGCTGGTCGCCAGTCTGTTCGCCTCGGCGGTCTCGTATCTGATCTTCGGTCTGGCGGACTCGCTGTGGCTGCTGTTCGCGTCGCGGATCGCGGCGGGGGCGGCCGGCGGCACCGTCACGCTGGCGCAGGCGTACGTCGCGGATGCGACGACGGCGGAGGAACGGGCGCGGGGGCTGGGGTGGATCGGTGCGGCGTCGGGGTTGGGGGTGATGCTGGGCCCGTCCATTGGCGGGTATTTCAGCGCCTACGGGCTGGGGGTGCCGGGTTTCGTGGCGGCGGGGCTGTGCGCGGCGAACGCGGTGGCGGCGATCGTGCTGTTGCCCGAGCCGCCGGCCCGGCCGGAACGGGATTGGCGGCGGGGCGAGGCGGCGACGCTGAGGGGGTGGCTGGCGGCGATGACGCGCTTCCCTCTCTCGGTGCTGCTGGGCGTCTACTTCCTCTCGATCTCGTCGTTCACCGGGATGACGGCGGTGCTGGCGCTGTACCTGGAGCGCACGTTCTCGGTGGACGCCGCCGCGATGGGGGTGGTCTTCACCATTGCGGGCGGCACGACGGTCGTCATCCGGGGTCTGCTGCTCGGCCCGCTGGTGGGGCGGTTCGGCGAGGCGGCGACGGCGCGGATCGGCACGATCGGGCTCGCCGTCGCCCTCGGGCTGATCCCCCTCATTC
The nucleotide sequence above comes from bacterium. Encoded proteins:
- a CDS encoding AcrB/AcrD/AcrF family protein; the protein is MSQNASGRHYSNISSFSIRRPIGTIMLTSVVLVLGGFFLSGLPLDLLPSIVYPQLRVSVTNAGVEPEVLEETIAKPLEAALAVTENLARIETEIQEGRVGINLHFNYGTDIDFALQDAAKNLERARGRLPEEADPPTIFKFDPQQQPVFEVAFSSPTRDLISLRDWVENRLRPQLLTIEGVASVDVAGGLIREIQVVLDPERLRSYGLSVSQVIDALRAANQDVAAGRLTSENLELVGKTAGKFRSVDDIRAVLLNLPGGGRIPLTEVAVVRDTSREQRFWARLNGVPAVRMSIRKQPDANTVAVAEGAKKRLASLYEDGFFPPDIEYVTLRNQADFIRNSINSVRDAAVMGAGLAMLMVLLFLGSLRKTFIIGTAIPIAIMATFLMMGLGGLTLNIMSLGGLALGVGLLIDNSIVMLENIFRRHKEGIADPEEAAHVGAAEVQTALFASTATNLAAVVPFLLISGLAALIFRELILTISFAIAASLTVALTLVPMLSAQLAKIRFSSGIERWKPLVAVDRFVDAGRRGYRRIGMHVLRWRWAVLSLAVLSLAGAWALTRNLGSEFLPQVDDGNVGVWLRLPPGATAVETNRVAMEIEAIVAEMPYVRHVFTNAGGFGFGGSTAELAGRGSLDIYIGRPSERDMTADEWVRMLQAKIDERGFPGARIFVRPPRIRGLRTSVSGEDVAITIQGDDLDELRRIGYELLNVLQGIPGLQNLQPSAEEASPQLAIELERERAAFLGLNVATVGQTVRTALDGTIATRYTEGNKEYDIRVMFERDKFRSPEDVASIALFPGVDGRPPIYLRDVARVYTALGPTTINRENQNRIFRLTGDVLTEVASVGEVNDSIRARLAGYTLPDGYSLILGGEEEAIRENNRQLTIVILLAVFLVFVVLAVQYESLVNPFVIMFAIPLSLIGVGIALWIAQVPLSAPVLLGVILLAGIVVNNAILLVEYTENFRKERGGSMEEAVIDAGAVRLRPILMTTITTVLGMLPLALGLGEGSEMMRPLAVAVVGGLTVSTLLTLFVVPCAYVIFNRGAERLRVWLTGRPATYAAPAGATPAAATVHREAAAAGD
- a CDS encoding translation initiation factor IF-1 gives rise to the protein MGRPIAQQRPALYRLLGLWITAFAGGVVPKEAIEIEGVVREVLPNATFRVELENGHEVLAYLSGKMRQNYIRVLDGDRVKVELSPYDLTRGRITYRYK
- a CDS encoding tetracycline resistance MFS efflux pump, whose translation is MRCPAVRRIVRGSPGTRDGSASSNSSSGCAQGARILRRRGEPGRDLRSPKNNGALGPEQGRAGRGRERGSGSGAVKRSPLIVLCAAVLIDMIGFGIILPLLPFYAESMGASPLEVTLLIGSYSATQLVAAPVWGRFSDRRGRRPLLVASLFASAVSYLIFGLADSLWLLFASRIAAGAAGGTVTLAQAYVADATTAEERARGLGWIGAASGLGVMLGPSIGGYFSAYGLGVPGFVAAGLCAANAVAAIVLLPEPPARPERDWRRGEAATLRGWLAAMTRFPLSVLLGVYFLSISSFTGMTAVLALYLERTFSVDAAAMGVVFTIAGGTTVVIRGLLLGPLVGRFGEAATARIGTIGLAVALGLIPLIPSVWWMGVVVPLWAFGTGTLFPSLASLTSRATDAGSQGSILGGSQVVGGLGRVLGPLWAGALFQHVGISTPFWAGLGCVAVATLLAWRIPQPAGATGDVGARGAAAGASD